One region of Eriocheir sinensis breed Jianghai 21 chromosome 36, ASM2467909v1, whole genome shotgun sequence genomic DNA includes:
- the LOC127007602 gene encoding uncharacterized PE-PGRS family protein PE_PGRS46-like isoform X3: MGGALLGLHLSLLLTSTCATYGPGGGGGGGFGISGGKGILIGGGGGFPAPPISNDYILPSVDVGGFGSGGFGGLGGGGSFGGSYSPPSTYSSGGSGTRRGRGGKGRRKITILRAQKIELDDGGGGFGKGFRGVVGGSLGGGYSPPDVSPGYSAPSLGGGGIGGGLIGGSGGGSGIGAGNVGKGGGFGGGIVGGNGGGYSSPDIGSDYSAPSIGGGGTGGGGIGRGGIGGGYSPPVISSDYSAPAIGGGGIGGGGIGGGGIGGGGIGGGGIGRGGIGGGGIGGGGIGGGYSSPDMSSDYSAPSLGGGGIGGGIGGGGIDGGGIDGGGIGGGGIGGGYSPPDISSDYSAPAIGGGGIGGGGIGGGGNGGGGIGGGGIGGGYSSPDISSDYSAPAIGGGGIGGGGIGGGGVGGGGIGGGGIGGGGVGGGGIGGGGGGGVGGGGIGGGGIGGGYSPTGISSDYSAPSLGGGGGIGGGGIGGGGIGGGGIIGGHQGDGIGGGGIGGSGIGGGISGGGIGGGGIGSGYSPPDISSDYSVPSLGGSGEIGGGIGGGGIGGGGIGGGIGGGGIGGGIGGGIGGGGYSPPDITSVYSAPPLGGGGGGGSGGGIGGSGTGGGFGGGGIGGGIGGGGIGGGIGGGGIGGGIGGGIGGGGIGGGGIGGGIGGGGIGGGIGGGGIGGGIGGGGMGGGIGGGGIGGGYSPPDISSDYSAPSIGGGGIGGGIGGGGIGGGIGGGGIGGGIGGGGIGGGIGGGGIGGGYSPPDISNHYGAPSIGGGGIGGGVRGGGIGGGIGGGGIGGGYSPPDISSDYAAPSLGGGGIGGSGIGGGGIGGGGIGGGGVGGGYSPPDISSDYAAPSLGGGGIGGSGIGGGGIGGGGIGGGYSPPDISSDYAAPSFGGGGISGGGIGGGYSPPGISSDYSAPAIGGGGVGGGHGGGGIGGGFGGSDFGGGGVGGEYSPPSVGSGGRTGNGGLGNGGLIDDDLSPSLGSGGRTGGGKGIGGGGFGGGGFGGGGFGGGGFGGDGFGGGGFGGGGFGGGRIGGGKSIGGGGSGGLFSSPDISSDYSAPAIGGGTGGGIGGGTGGGIGGGTGGGIGGGYSPPDISSDYSSPSLGGGIGGGIDGGIGVGGGSIGGGSVGGGYSSPDISSDYSAPEIGGGGGVGGVFSGGISKGSAGGGGTGGGGLTGGGYSPPPVNTDYSGPSIGNRGGRVLGGGKGGGGSRKVSDGGFSLSTTYSGGGGLGFGGRRIIGSRRVIGKTVYSAPSISGGYNGDNGFGGGIHGGGGGGGGGVGGGGYGGGSSGGSSGWRPIVVPAGYGRGR, encoded by the exons ATG GGTGGAGCACTGTTAGGGCTCCATTTGTCCCTGCTGCTCACCTCCACCTGTGCCACGTACGGccctggtggaggtggaggtggaggcttcggtataagtggaggaaaaggaatattaataggaggaggaggaggattcccTGCCCCACCCATCAGCAATGACTACATACTTCCATCCGTCGACGTCGGAGGCTTTGGAAGTGGAGGATTTGGAGGACTAGGTGGTGGAGGATCATTTGGTGGAAGCTACTCTCCTCCATCTACCTATTCATCTGGTGGAagtggaacaagaagaggaagaggaggcaaaggtcgAAGAAAAATTACCATTTTAAGGGCTCAGAAGATAGAACttgatgatggaggaggtggatttGGCAAAGGATTTAGAGGAGTAGTTGGAGGGTCACTTGGTGGTGGATATTCTCCTCCAGATGTTTCCCCTGGTTATTCTGCTCCATCACTTGGTGGAGGTGGAATCGGCGGTGGTCTCATAGGTGGCAGTGGCGGAGGTAGTGGAATCGGAGCTGGTAACGTTGGGAAAGGAGGTGGATTCGGAGGTGGAATTGtgggtggaaatggtggtggatATTCTTCTCCAGACATTGGTTCTGATTATTCTGCTCCATCGATTGGTGGAGGTGGAACTGGTGGAGGTGGCATTGGTAGAGGTGGAATTGGTGGTGGATATTCTCCTCCAGTTATTAGTTCTGATTATTCTGCTCCAGCGATTGGTGGAGGTGGTATTGGTGGAGGTGGTATtggtggaggtggaattggtggaggtggaattggtggaggtggaattggtagaggtggaattggtggaggtggaattggtggaggtggaattggtggtGGATATTCTTCTCCAGATATGAGTTCTGATTATTCTGCTCCATCCCTtggtggaggtggaattggtggtggaattggtggaggtggaattgatggag GTGGAATTGatggaggtggaattggtggaggtggaattggtggtGGATATTCTCCTCCAGACATTAGTTCTGATTATTCTGCTCCAGCGATtggtggaggtggaattggtggaggtggcattggtggaggtggaaatggtggaggtggaattggtggaggtggaattggtggtGGATATTCTTCTCCAGACATTAGTTCTGATTATTCTGCTCCAGCGATtggtggaggtggaattggtggaggtggtattggtggaggtggagttggtggaggtggaattggtggaggtggtattggtggaggtggagttggtggaggtggaattggtggaggtggtggaggtggagttggtggaggtggaattggtggaggtggaattggtggtGGATATTCTCCTACAGGGATAAGTTCTGATTATTCTGCTCCATCccttggaggaggtggtggaattggtggaggtggaattggtggaggTGGAATTGGAGGAGGTGGAATTATTGGAGGACATCAGGGAGAtggaattggtggtggtggaattggtGGAAGTGGCATTGGTGGAGGAATTAGTGGAGGGGGTATTGGTGGAGGTGGCATTGGTAGTGGATATTCTCCCCCAGATATAAGTTCTGATTATTCTGTTCCATCCCTTGGAGGAAGTGGTGAAATTGGTGGAGGAATtggtggaggtggaattggtggaggtggaattggtggaggaattggtggaggtggaattggtggaggAATCGGTGGAGGAATTGGTGGAGGTGGATATTCTCCTCCAGATATAACTTCTGTTTATTCTGCTCCACCCCttggcggaggtggtggaggtggaagtggtggaggaatTGGTGGAAGTGGAACTGGtggaggctttggtggaggtggaATAGGTGGAGGAATTGGTGGGGGTGGAATTGGTGGAGGAATTGGTGGGGGTGGAATTGGTGGAGGAATTGGTGGAGGAATTGGTGGGGgtggaattggtggtggtggaattggtGGAGGAATTGGTGGGGGTGGAATTGGTGGAGGAATTGGTGGGGGTGGAATTGGTGGAGGAATTGGTGGGGGTGGAATGGGTGGAGGAATTGGTGGGGGTGGAATTGGTGGTGGATATTCTCCTCCAGATATAAGTTCTGATTATTCTGCTCCATCTATCggtggaggtggaattggtggaggAATTGGTGGGGGTGGAATAGGTGGAGGAATTGGTGGGGGTGGAATTGGTGGAGGAATTGGTGGGGGTGGAATTGGTGGAGGAATTGGTGGGGGTGGAATTGGTGGTGGATATTCTCCTCCAGACATAAGTAATCATTATGGTGCTCCATCTATCggtggaggtggaattggtggaggCGTTCGTGGAGGTGGAATAGGTGGAGGAATTGGTGGGGGTGGAATTGGTGGTGGATATTCTCCTCCAGACATAAGTTCTGATTATGCTGCTCCATCTCTtggtggaggtggaattggtggaagtggaattggtggaggtggaattggtggaggtggaattggtggaggtggagttggtggtggataTTCTCCTCCAGACATAAGTTCTGATTATGCTGCTCCATCTCTtggtggaggtggaattggtggaagtggaattggtggaggtggaattggtggaggtggaattggtggtGGATATTCTCCTCCAGACATAAGTTCTGATTATGCTGCTCCATCTtttggtggaggtggaattagtggaggtggaattggtggtGGATATTCTCCTCCAGGCATAAGTTCTGATTATTCTGCGCCAGCgattggtggaggtggagttggTGGAGGACATGGTGGAGGGGGCATTGGTGGAGGATTTGGTGGaagtgattttggtggtggtggagttggtggggAATATTCTCCTCCATCTGTAGGTAGTGGCGGAAGAACTGGGAACGGTGGATTAGGAAATGGAGGGCTGATTGATGACGATTTATCTCCATCACTTGGTAGTGGAGGACGAACTGGAGGTGGTAAAGGCATTGGTGGAGGTGGATTTGGTGGAGGTGGATTTGGTGGAGGTGGCTTTGGTGGAGGTGGATTTGGTGGAGATGGGTTTGGTGGAGGTGGATTTGGCGGAGGTGGATTTGGTGGAGGTCGcattggaggaggaaagagcattggtggaggtggtagtggtggacttTTTTCCTCTCCAGATATAAGTTCTGATTATTCTGCCCCAGCTATTGGTGGAGGAACTGGTGGAGGAATCGGAGGAGGAACTGGTGGAGGAATCGGAGGAGGAACTGGTGGAGGAATCGGAGGAGGATATTCTCCTCCAGACATAAGTTCTGATTATTCCTCTCCATCACTTGGTGGAGGAATTGGAGGTGGAATCGATGGAGGAATAGGGGTTGGAGGAGGATCAATTGGTGGTGGATCAGTCGGTGGAGGATATTCTTCTCCAGATATTAGTTCTGATTATTCTGCGCCAGAgattggtggtgggggtggagttgGTGGAGTATTTAGTGGAGGAATCAGTAAAGGatctgcaggtggtggtggaactGGGggtggagggctgactggaggtGGCTATTCTCCTCCACCTGTAAATACAGATTACTCTGGACCCTCGATTGGTAATAGAGGGGGAAgggtattaggaggaggaaaaggtggaggaggaagtagaaaagtaAGTGATGGAGGGTTTTCTCTGAGCACCACTTACTCTGGTGGAGGAGGTTTAGGCTTCGGTGGAAGAAGAATAATAGGAAGTAGGAGAGTGATAGGTAAAACAGTGTACTCCGCTCCGTCCATCAGTGGGGGATATAACGGTGACAATGGATTTGGTGGTGGaatacatggaggaggaggaggaggaggaggaggagtaggtggcggaggatatggaggaggatcAAGCGGAGGATCATCTGGGTGGAGACCTATTGTCGTACCGGCAGGATACGGCAGGggcagataa